A stretch of Anaeromyxobacter dehalogenans 2CP-1 DNA encodes these proteins:
- a CDS encoding YeeE/YedE thiosulfate transporter family protein — protein sequence MEGPLSVVLRFSHPVEMIVSVLVGMGFGFALERAGFGTARNLAAVFYGRDFRVLRVMFTAIVTAMVGVYFLDLAGVVPLSTLGILDTFPAAQAVGGLLVGAGFIVGGYCPGTSLVGAVSGKLDALLFIGGLLVGTLVYTLGADTFAPLADAGGRGRVLLHEWLRLPSGVVVFAVALLAVGAFWAVGRIERWVNRRAAPAGQGPQSVPSGAAAAERRAP from the coding sequence GTGGAAGGCCCTCTCTCCGTCGTCCTCCGGTTCTCGCACCCCGTCGAGATGATCGTCTCGGTGCTGGTGGGCATGGGCTTCGGCTTCGCGCTGGAGCGCGCCGGCTTCGGCACCGCCCGCAACCTCGCCGCCGTCTTCTACGGGCGCGACTTCCGCGTGCTGCGGGTGATGTTCACCGCCATCGTCACGGCCATGGTCGGCGTCTACTTCCTCGACCTCGCCGGCGTCGTGCCGCTCTCCACGCTCGGCATCCTCGACACCTTCCCGGCCGCCCAGGCGGTGGGCGGGCTCCTGGTCGGGGCCGGCTTCATCGTGGGCGGCTACTGCCCGGGCACCTCGCTGGTGGGGGCGGTCTCCGGCAAGCTCGACGCGCTCCTGTTCATCGGCGGGCTGCTCGTCGGCACGCTCGTGTACACGCTCGGCGCCGACACGTTCGCGCCGCTCGCCGACGCCGGCGGCCGCGGCCGGGTCCTGCTGCACGAGTGGCTGCGCCTCCCGTCCGGCGTGGTCGTGTTCGCGGTGGCGCTGCTCGCGGTGGGCGCGTTCTGGGCGGTGGGCCGCATCGAGCGGTGGGTGAACCGCCGCGCCGCGCCGGCGGGGCAGGGGCCGCAGTCGGTGCCGTCCGGCGCCGCCGCCGCGGAGAGGAGGGCGCCGTGA
- a CDS encoding molybdopterin-containing oxidoreductase family protein, producing the protein MAEDGVRIGRRTFLELAAAGAAAGAAAAPDRAEAFGLAQADDALPPEREVPTFCELCFWNCGAVARVRKNRVHSLRGHPRYPNANGKLCGRGQAGAASVVDADRLTHPLIRTGARGEGKFRRAGWNEAYQIVARGFGDIKARHGAEALALFYHGSGGPLLRQMLVAYGSPNYAGPSYAQCKGARNVGYQLTFGEKLVSPEPIDLENARAVVLFGSHLGENAHNGQVQELVRARVRGASLVVLDPRLSTVASKADVWLPIRPGADTAVILAWLHLLVAERTYDRAFVEARTTGFDRLAAHVAPFDPAWAAERAGVPAQRIVDAYRLMVNAMPAVVVHPGRHTAWYGEEDTQRARAQAILSALLGAWWRPGSTYRTERATVDDYPTPDFPDLPRNVDQAAGRFPFAEEVTTNGLRDATRTGKPYPVKGWFVHGTNLVQAMPNVRETREAIANLDLLVVCDVAPTEITQYADVLLPEDTYLERYDDLSLGFTRTPYVGLRQPAVASPHDTRPAWRIAKELGTALGVGDFFPWATFEEYLEVRLASAGLSLDQLRRDGIALVPRKTPLYLGDGEAYRFHTPSGRIELWSQRLADAGFDPLPVWKGPPPPPPGRFRLLYGRSPLHTFGRTQNNPILFDLEPENTLWMSPADATALGLAAGERVMVGNAHGSETGPLALHVTERIPDGAVYMVHGFGHWAHRLHRARGRGGDDGAVIDDYVVDPISGSTGMRTQLVTVRRAEVA; encoded by the coding sequence ATGGCGGAGGACGGCGTGCGCATCGGGCGGAGGACGTTCCTGGAGCTGGCGGCGGCGGGCGCGGCCGCGGGCGCCGCGGCGGCGCCCGATCGCGCGGAGGCGTTCGGCCTCGCGCAGGCGGACGACGCCCTGCCGCCGGAGCGCGAGGTCCCCACCTTCTGCGAGCTGTGCTTCTGGAACTGCGGGGCGGTGGCGCGCGTGCGGAAGAACCGCGTGCACTCGCTGCGCGGCCACCCGCGGTATCCGAACGCGAACGGGAAGCTGTGCGGGCGCGGGCAGGCCGGCGCGGCGTCGGTCGTGGACGCGGACCGGCTCACGCACCCGCTGATCCGGACCGGCGCACGCGGCGAGGGGAAGTTCCGCCGCGCCGGGTGGAACGAGGCCTACCAGATCGTCGCGCGGGGCTTCGGCGACATCAAGGCGCGCCACGGCGCCGAGGCGCTCGCGCTCTTCTATCACGGCAGCGGCGGGCCCCTGCTCCGGCAGATGCTGGTGGCGTACGGCTCGCCCAACTACGCGGGCCCCTCGTACGCGCAGTGCAAGGGCGCCCGCAACGTCGGCTACCAGCTCACGTTCGGCGAGAAGCTGGTCTCGCCCGAGCCGATCGACCTGGAGAACGCGCGCGCGGTCGTGCTGTTCGGGTCGCATCTCGGCGAGAACGCGCACAACGGCCAGGTGCAGGAGCTGGTGCGGGCGCGGGTCCGCGGCGCGTCCCTGGTGGTGCTGGATCCGCGCCTCTCCACCGTGGCCTCGAAGGCCGACGTCTGGCTGCCCATCCGCCCGGGCGCCGACACCGCGGTGATCCTGGCCTGGCTCCACCTGCTCGTCGCGGAGCGCACCTACGATCGCGCCTTCGTGGAGGCCCGCACCACCGGCTTCGACCGGCTGGCGGCCCACGTGGCGCCGTTCGACCCGGCCTGGGCGGCCGAGCGCGCCGGCGTGCCGGCGCAGCGGATCGTGGACGCGTATCGCCTGATGGTGAACGCGATGCCGGCGGTGGTCGTCCACCCCGGCCGGCACACCGCCTGGTACGGCGAGGAGGACACGCAGCGCGCGCGCGCCCAGGCGATCCTCTCCGCGCTGCTCGGCGCCTGGTGGCGACCCGGGTCGACCTACCGGACCGAGCGCGCGACCGTCGACGACTACCCCACGCCGGACTTCCCGGACCTGCCCCGGAACGTGGACCAGGCCGCCGGCCGCTTCCCGTTCGCGGAGGAGGTCACCACCAACGGCCTTCGCGACGCCACCCGCACCGGCAAGCCGTACCCGGTGAAGGGCTGGTTCGTGCACGGCACGAACCTGGTGCAGGCGATGCCCAACGTGCGCGAGACGCGCGAGGCGATCGCGAACCTCGACCTGCTGGTGGTCTGCGACGTCGCGCCCACCGAGATCACCCAGTACGCCGACGTGCTGCTCCCGGAGGATACCTACCTCGAGCGCTACGACGACCTCTCGCTCGGCTTCACGCGCACGCCGTACGTGGGCCTGCGCCAGCCGGCGGTGGCCTCGCCGCACGACACGCGGCCCGCGTGGCGGATCGCGAAGGAGCTCGGGACCGCGCTCGGCGTGGGCGACTTCTTCCCGTGGGCGACGTTCGAGGAGTACCTCGAGGTCCGTCTCGCCTCCGCCGGCCTGTCGCTCGACCAGCTGAGGCGCGACGGGATCGCGCTCGTCCCCCGCAAGACGCCGCTCTACCTGGGCGACGGCGAGGCGTACCGCTTCCACACGCCGTCCGGCAGGATCGAGCTCTGGTCGCAGCGGCTCGCCGACGCGGGCTTCGACCCGCTCCCGGTGTGGAAGGGACCCCCGCCGCCGCCGCCCGGGCGCTTCCGGCTGCTCTACGGCCGCAGCCCGCTCCACACGTTCGGCCGCACCCAGAACAACCCCATCCTGTTCGACCTCGAGCCCGAGAACACGCTCTGGATGAGCCCGGCGGACGCGACCGCGCTCGGCCTCGCGGCCGGGGAGCGGGTCATGGTGGGCAACGCCCACGGCAGCGAGACCGGACCGCTCGCGCTGCACGTCACCGAGCGGATCCCGGACGGCGCCGTGTACATGGTCCACGGCTTCGGCCACTGGGCCCACCGGCTCCACCGGGCGCGCGGGCGCGGCGGCGACGACGGCGCGGTGATCGACGACTACGTGGTCGACCCCATCAGCGGCTCGACCGGCATGCGCACCCAGCTCGTCACGGTGCGCCGGGCGGAGGTTGCCTGA
- a CDS encoding ArsR/SmtB family transcription factor, translated as MSAPPPPVYADPERAERVAAVLKAVAHPLRLRLVALLCQGDETVGGLAGRLGADPVIVSQQLRVLREHGLVAAAREDGFARYRIAEENLRGLVHCMERCRR; from the coding sequence GTGTCCGCACCCCCGCCGCCCGTCTACGCCGACCCCGAGCGCGCCGAGCGCGTCGCCGCGGTCCTGAAGGCCGTCGCCCATCCGCTCCGCCTGCGGCTCGTGGCCCTGCTCTGCCAGGGCGACGAGACCGTCGGCGGCCTGGCAGGTCGGCTCGGCGCCGACCCGGTCATCGTCTCGCAGCAGCTCCGGGTGCTGCGCGAGCACGGCCTGGTGGCGGCCGCGCGCGAGGACGGGTTCGCGCGCTACCGGATCGCCGAGGAGAACCTGCGCGGCCTGGTGCACTGCATGGAGCGCTGCCGGCGCTGA
- a CDS encoding rhodanese-like domain-containing protein, with the protein MRITNRTGAAALVAAAAAYLVLALATGHSARAELPADLTPPPADAALDVWKAAAGVVQAAGRAAVLDVRPADAYARYHLPGAESLPGASADDVLARARGRPFTLVYAGKDEVALRLVQEARRADPGARVHYLVDGARAWYLALALPVPLFAEAAPPAGYAEALAAAQAALSAPSPDRVASGVEALQTLARLDFRPDLLKAGGKAKAGGAKKKISGGCG; encoded by the coding sequence GTGAGGATCACGAACCGGACCGGGGCCGCCGCGCTCGTCGCCGCGGCCGCCGCCTACCTCGTGCTGGCGCTCGCCACCGGGCACTCGGCCCGCGCCGAGCTCCCGGCCGACCTGACGCCGCCGCCGGCGGACGCCGCGCTCGACGTGTGGAAGGCCGCCGCCGGGGTGGTCCAGGCGGCGGGCCGGGCCGCGGTGCTGGACGTCCGTCCCGCCGACGCCTACGCCCGCTACCACCTGCCCGGCGCGGAGAGCCTGCCGGGCGCGTCCGCCGACGACGTGCTGGCGCGCGCCCGCGGCCGGCCGTTCACGCTCGTCTACGCCGGGAAGGACGAGGTCGCGCTCCGGCTGGTGCAGGAGGCGCGGCGCGCCGACCCGGGCGCGCGGGTCCACTACCTCGTGGACGGCGCGCGCGCCTGGTACCTGGCGCTGGCGCTGCCGGTGCCGCTGTTCGCCGAGGCGGCGCCGCCGGCGGGCTACGCCGAGGCGCTGGCGGCGGCGCAGGCCGCGCTCTCGGCGCCCTCGCCCGACCGCGTGGCCTCGGGCGTCGAGGCGCTCCAGACGCTGGCGCGGCTCGACTTCCGGCCGGACCTGCTGAAGGCCGGAGGCAAGGCGAAGGCCGGCGGCGCGAAGAAGAAGATCTCCGGCGGCTGCGGGTAG
- a CDS encoding YeeE/YedE thiosulfate transporter family protein: MEQRPYWNPYKAGFLLGLVLLASFVLTGRGLGASGSFKHVVAAGLHAASPTWTEENVSVGRFFADPARASMDDWIVWLTAGTLLGGGIAVLTARRFRAETVMGPRADRRWRWVLAGAGGALAGFGAQLARGCTSGQALTGGAQLALGSWLFMLCVFGGAYALAWFVRRQWI; the protein is encoded by the coding sequence GTGGAGCAGCGACCGTACTGGAACCCGTACAAGGCCGGCTTCCTGCTGGGCCTGGTGCTCCTCGCCAGCTTCGTGCTGACCGGGCGCGGCCTGGGCGCGAGCGGGTCGTTCAAGCACGTGGTGGCGGCCGGGCTGCACGCCGCCTCCCCCACCTGGACGGAGGAGAACGTCAGCGTGGGCCGGTTCTTCGCCGACCCGGCGCGCGCCTCGATGGACGACTGGATCGTGTGGCTCACCGCCGGCACGCTGCTCGGCGGCGGGATCGCGGTGCTCACCGCGCGGCGCTTCAGGGCCGAGACGGTGATGGGCCCGCGCGCGGACCGGCGCTGGCGGTGGGTGCTGGCGGGCGCGGGCGGGGCGCTGGCGGGCTTCGGCGCGCAGCTCGCGCGCGGCTGCACCAGCGGTCAGGCGCTCACCGGCGGCGCGCAGCTCGCGCTGGGGAGCTGGCTGTTCATGCTCTGCGTCTTCGGCGGCGCGTACGCCCTCGCGTGGTTCGTGCGCCGTCAGTGGATCTAG
- a CDS encoding cytochrome b/b6 domain-containing protein: protein MRHAMLIDLDLCVGCKACVSACKEQWDSGPGAARDWVHTFETGTRAGGDLAVTFFPGLCMQCEAHPCTVDCPSGATYVDANGVVVVDADVCIGCGTCVAACPYGARHVDPVKHVVEKCNLCAPFVARGERPACVETCPAECRVFGDLDDPGSAISVAAAARVARPLAVPGIDVRPRTLYAGDRARDVVLAQGIARPPRTAWLTSAWDGAARPLTRAVVPGLGALSIGGGLLVNLKARMDRVRREEAEGACALPAAPPRTLHRHPAGLRALHWLNALSWIALVVSGVGLLSAARFALLGPEVAGAVAGALGGRAALLRLHVGWGLAWAAVVIPLFLLFKGGLRHVRDDVRVTRDDLAWLVRKPLAMAGAWRGPLPPQDKYNAGQKLFAVLVLVATATIVASGLVMTFHLGPAEVVSAAVVVHGLAIALVVAGLAVHLTMAVVIADERPALRSMITGRIDLAHAARHSAKWVARAANEPHPGAPGAPDAKEE, encoded by the coding sequence GTGCGCCACGCGATGCTGATCGACCTCGACCTGTGCGTGGGCTGCAAGGCCTGCGTGTCGGCCTGCAAGGAGCAGTGGGACTCCGGCCCCGGCGCGGCGCGCGACTGGGTCCACACCTTCGAGACCGGGACGCGCGCCGGGGGCGACCTCGCCGTCACGTTCTTCCCGGGCCTGTGCATGCAGTGCGAGGCGCACCCGTGCACGGTGGACTGCCCGTCCGGCGCGACGTACGTGGACGCGAACGGCGTGGTGGTGGTGGACGCGGACGTGTGCATCGGCTGCGGCACCTGCGTCGCCGCGTGCCCGTACGGCGCGCGCCACGTGGACCCGGTGAAGCACGTGGTCGAGAAGTGCAACCTGTGCGCGCCGTTCGTCGCGCGCGGCGAGCGGCCGGCGTGCGTCGAGACCTGCCCGGCCGAGTGCCGCGTGTTCGGCGACCTCGACGACCCCGGGTCGGCCATCTCCGTCGCCGCCGCGGCGCGCGTCGCGCGCCCGCTGGCGGTGCCCGGGATCGACGTCCGGCCGCGCACGCTCTACGCCGGCGACCGTGCCCGCGACGTCGTGCTCGCCCAGGGCATCGCCCGCCCACCGCGGACCGCCTGGCTCACCTCGGCCTGGGACGGCGCGGCCCGACCGCTCACGCGCGCGGTGGTCCCGGGGCTCGGCGCGCTCTCGATCGGCGGCGGGCTGCTCGTGAACCTGAAGGCGAGGATGGACCGCGTGCGTCGCGAGGAGGCCGAGGGCGCCTGCGCGCTGCCGGCGGCGCCGCCGCGCACGCTGCACCGCCACCCGGCCGGCCTGCGCGCGCTCCACTGGCTGAACGCGCTCTCCTGGATCGCGCTGGTCGTCAGCGGCGTGGGCCTGCTCTCCGCGGCGCGCTTCGCGCTGCTCGGCCCCGAGGTCGCGGGCGCCGTCGCCGGCGCGCTGGGCGGGCGGGCCGCGCTCCTCAGGCTCCACGTCGGCTGGGGGCTGGCCTGGGCCGCGGTGGTGATCCCGCTGTTCCTGCTGTTCAAGGGCGGCCTCCGGCACGTCCGGGACGACGTGCGGGTGACGCGCGACGACCTCGCCTGGCTGGTCCGGAAGCCGCTCGCCATGGCGGGCGCGTGGCGCGGCCCGCTCCCGCCGCAGGACAAGTACAACGCCGGCCAGAAGCTGTTCGCGGTGCTGGTGCTGGTCGCCACCGCGACCATCGTCGCGAGCGGGCTGGTGATGACGTTCCACCTCGGACCCGCGGAGGTGGTCTCGGCGGCCGTCGTGGTGCACGGGCTCGCCATCGCGCTCGTGGTCGCCGGCCTGGCGGTCCACCTCACCATGGCGGTGGTCATCGCCGACGAGCGGCCCGCGCTCCGCTCGATGATCACCGGCCGGATCGACCTCGCGCACGCGGCCCGCCACAGCGCGAAGTGGGTGGCGAGGGCCGCGAACGAGCCGCACCCCGGGGCGCCCGGCGCCCCGGACGCGAAGGAGGAGTGA